ctattttcaacctttgttttgtaaagtgtccttgggtttcttgaaaggcgctttaaataaaatggattactattattattataacctggtctggagcaggtttagttgaagtttAGTTTGtcttcagagaggtgaagcaacatgacgtgtccatttgaagatgatttagtggatgaagaagctcagataatactttttccaccgtgagagggtgatgagaccacatatggatgtttaaagataaactttttacattgatccaacttaattatttgcttcagttaagaaaaatgttttttttatttaagtcagcttaaaaataacccaTAGTTATCAAAcacttattttactttcattcaaaataattgagttaagtaggtgtaactttggagctgctgttagatcggcaccacaagggattgtgggataccattccctttgactgtctggacggatttgagtttaagtgtgggttttcgACCAAATGTGTtaagttgtttagctgttttactgtgttttaccgtgttttggcgagttattttgtcctactatgcttaagtctctgcaccatgagggagagtgaaggagaggatgatgagtttatatagcacccctactgtcAAAACCTGTATCAACAATAttggaaaaatggaaaatgaatgTGTTCTTTCCATGTGCTTTGTGTCTTTCtgtttattgttataaaaatgactaTATCTGCTGGCTCAaaattagacatatgagagttcaagaattatattaaattaagatggaaaaacgatTAAGTGAATCGGAGTAATATGacagttagataaatatgtgcatttgagttgtataaaaaCTAATTAAGTTTCTTTCTTTAGCTGATGCAgcagtgttacttttttgatggtcgtataatcttcatacgccgtcattaaaatctcagactccgtctcactaaagtattgcactctctttttttctccacgcgtttccatggttactccggaaatcggcgatctattgagaatgtctttatgtacctgctgtgcacgtgcattaacccaggtttaccaagtcgagcgtaattacgccaactcgtaacccgagtaagcaagttcaggcggatttcagccagagttcaggcttaaagtcaggctagttaaAACAtacttcctggaataccccccaggtctaGATAGATGTCAttaaatgggcggcacccacacggagcaaaaggcggagcctcagagagaTAAATAATGgggaatgttttgttttaaagaacacaaagaaCATGAACTTCTCCCAGATATCAAGACCTGGATGGACTTAGGTTCCCCTGTTTAGTCTGgtgcaaaaaaacaagataacaTTGGTAACCatcagataaagaaaaaactggatttttaagtcaaacagaatgttgttttctttttacttccaACAACAGTTCCCTTCTGTTTCCTCTGCACTGACGTCTATCTGAGATTTTCTcctaaaaaatagaaaaacagaaattttcGTAGAGAATCAACATTTGAatgagatctgacctgaaacTCTCCAGTTTACAGTGTGGACTCTTTAGTCCATCTGAGAGAAGCTtcactcctgaatcctgcaggttgttGTCTCTCAGGTCCAGAACTCTGAGTCTGGAGGACTGAGAGCTGAGAACTGAGGACAGAGCTGCACAACTTCTCTCTGACAGATTACAGTGTCTCAGTCtgtagaaaacaaagacagacagcagttaTTGAATCTTTCATGTTTCCATCAGATACATTTATTGACTGAAGGTGATTTTCCTGAGAGGTCTTACAGAGCTTTGTTGGAGGCTTTGATCACTGGCAGCAGCCTCAGAAGAGCCTCCTCTGATGCAGAGTATTTCTGCAGGTCAAACTCTTCCAGATCTTCTTCTGATGACAGTAAGATGAAAACAAGAGCAGACCACTGAGCAGGAGACAGTTTCTCTGTGGAGAGACGTCCTGACCTCAGGAACTGTTGGATGTCCTCCACTAGAGAACCATCATTCAGTTCATTCAGACAGTGGAACAGGttgatgcttttctctgcagacagaTCCTCACTGATCTTCTTCTTGATGAACTGAACTGTTTCCTGATTGGTCTGTGAGCTACTTCCTGTCTGAGTCAGCAGACCTTGTAGGAGACTCTGATTGGTCTGCAGTGAAAGACCCAGGAGGAAGCGGAGGAACAAGTCCAGGTGTCCATTTGGACTCTGTAAGGCCTTCTCCACAGCACTCTGGTAGAACTGGACTGGACTTTGTTTCAGTTTGAGAGTCATTAGggattttttcttctgtgatCGTTCTTCCTCCATGAGGTTGAGTCCAGAGGTGATGAAGGTCCGGTGGACATGAAgagcagccagaaactcctgaacactcagatggatgaagcagaagacCTTGTCCTGGTACAGGCCTCTCTCCTCTCTAAAGATCTGTGTGAACACTCCTGAGTACACTGAGGCTGCTCTGATATCGATGCCACACTCTGTCAGGTCAGATTCATAGAAGATCAGGtttcctttctgcagctgctcaaaaGCCAGTTTTCCCAGAGACTCCATCATCTTCCTGGTCTCTGGTTTCCAGTGAGGATCTGTCTCAGCTCCTCCATCATACTTGACCTTCTGGACTTTGGCCTGAACTACCAGGAAGTGGATGTACATCTCAGTCAGGCTCTTGGGCAGCTTtccttcctctctgctcttcagcagatcctccagaactgtagcagtgatccagcagaagactgggATGTGGCACATGATGTGGAGGCTTCTGGATCTCTGAATGTGGGAGATGATCCTGCTggcctgctcttcatctctgatcctcttcctgaagtactcctccttctgtgGATCATTGAACCCTCTGACCTCTGTCACCATGTCAACACACTCAGCAGGGatttgattggctgctgcaggtcgtgTGGTTATCCAGAGGCGAGCAGAGGGAAGCAGGTTCCCCCTGATGAGGTTTGTCAGCAGATCAGCCACTGAGGTGGACTTTCTAGGGTCATTTAGCATCCGAGTCTTGAGGAAGTCCAGAGGAAGTCGACTctcatccagaccatcaaagatgaagaggacctggaagtcttcaaagctgcagattcctgcttgtttggtttcagggaagaagtgatgaacaagttccaccaagctgaacttctcctctttcagcacattcagctctctgaaagtgaatggaaatgtgaagtggaggttctggtgggctttgccttcagcccagtccagagtgaacttctgtGTTAAGACTGTTTTCCCGATGCCAGCCACTCCCTTAGTCATCACGGTTCTGATTGGTTCTTGTCTTCCAGCTGGGAGTTGGAAGAGCTCTTCTTGTCTG
The sequence above is drawn from the Oryzias latipes chromosome 2, ASM223467v1 genome and encodes:
- the LOC110016798 gene encoding NLR family CARD domain-containing protein 3-like, translating into MEEMFAQRIHQRLRTGSGSEPSCVSFRSDRSMDILINFKSSSGTERLDQQSSETPSGPSVHQHQTQLDSIFLLLEDNIVTFVKKELKKIQKRLSHREDEEELEDEDEEQRSSRESLMKITVNFLRRMKQVDLADGLQSRSSAAVCRDEVQSGLKKKFQCVFEGMTKAGNPTLLNEIYTELFITEGGRGELNEEHEVRQIEAASRKADRAETSIRQEELFQLPAGRQEPIRTVMTKGVAGIGKTVLTQKFTLDWAEGKAHQNLHFTFPFTFRELNVLKEEKFSLVELVHHFFPETKQAGICSFEDFQVLFIFDGLDESRLPLDFLKTRMLNDPRKSTSVADLLTNLIRGNLLPSARLWITTRPAAANQIPAECVDMVTEVRGFNDPQKEEYFRKRIRDEEQASRIISHIQRSRSLHIMCHIPVFCWITATVLEDLLKSREEGKLPKSLTEMYIHFLVVQAKVQKVKYDGGAETDPHWKPETRKMMESLGKLAFEQLQKGNLIFYESDLTECGIDIRAASVYSGVFTQIFREERGLYQDKVFCFIHLSVQEFLAALHVHRTFITSGLNLMEEERSQKKKSLMTLKLKQSPVQFYQSAVEKALQSPNGHLDLFLRFLLGLSLQTNQSLLQGLLTQTGSSSQTNQETVQFIKKKISEDLSAEKSINLFHCLNELNDGSLVEDIQQFLRSGRLSTEKLSPAQWSALVFILLSSEEDLEEFDLQKYSASEEALLRLLPVIKASNKALLRHCNLSERSCAALSSVLSSQSSRLRVLDLRDNNLQDSGVKLLSDGLKSPHCKLESFRLEFCSLSEISCEVLVLALKKNPSNLTELDLNWNNLQD